Sequence from the Pyrobaculum neutrophilum V24Sta genome:
GAGCTCCCGGAGCGCCCCGTATAGGTTCTTGGCAACCTCATATATGTCGTCCCCCAGCCTCAGCACCGCGTCGGCCTCCGCGCATTTCCCCACGGCGCATAACACGGCGACCCTCAAACCCCTCGACCTCAGCGCTGCCGCGGCGGCGCTGAGGTCGAAGTGCACCACGACCAGCGGCGTGTCTGGAGCGTAGTGTCTATACTTCATCCCCGGGGCGACGGCCACGTCGGCCTCGGAGAGGCCCCTCGCCACAGGCGGCACCTCGATAGGGCCGAAGAACCTCTCCAGCTCCTCCACGGTGAAGGGGCCGGGGCGGAGGAGCAGAGGCGGCCTCTTAGTCACATCGATAATTGTAGACTCCACCCCGAAAAACGTCGGGCCGCCGTCGACCACCACGTCTACCTCCCCCCCGAGGTCCTCTACTACGTGCTCAGCCGCGGTGGGGCTGGGCCTACCCGCCTTGTTGGCGCTTGGCCCGGCGATCGGCGCCCCCAGCTCCCTAATGATGGCCAGAGGTACGGGGTGCGCAGGCGCCCTCACGGCCACCGTCTCTAGGCCAGCTGTGACACACCGCGAGACAACGCCCTTTGACTTAAGCACAAGCGTTAGGGGGCCCGGCCACACGCGCTTCAACACCTCATACAGCTCAGCCGGCACCTCGGCGACCTCCGTAGCCATCTCCACGGAATCCACGTGGACGATGAGGGGGTTGTCGGGAGGCCTCCCCTTCGCCTTAAAAACCCTGGCGCAGCCGGCGTCGCTACGCGCGTCGGCGAAAAGGCCGTAGACGGTCTCGGTAGGCGCCGCGACTATGCCCCCTCTCCTCAAGACCTCAGCCGCCGTCTTCACCACCTGGGGGTCAGGCCTAAGCGGGTCAGTCCGCAGAATCTTCACGGGAGCGCCGGGGCATAGATATATAAGCTTGCGCATACTCCGCCACATGGACATCACGGTGATTGGGATGGGCAACATGGGGAGGGCCTTCGCCAAGCGCGCCGCCGCGCAGGGGTTCAACGTCTACTGGTGGAATAGGACGAGGGAGAAGGTCAAGGACGCGCCTGGGAAAGCCATAGGCAAGCCCTCTGAGGCGAGGGGGCTTGTGGCCGTGTTCGTGTCCGACGACGCCGCGCTCTTCGACGTTTTGCAGAACATAGGCGGCGACTACATAGCGCTGTGCGGCACATACTCCATCGACGCCGTGAGAAGGGCCGTGGAGAGCATGGAAAAAGCCTTCGCGATGCCGGTGGTGGGGAGCCCCCGCAACGTGGAGGGGGGAGACGCCATATACATCGTAGGCGCGCCCGACGACTTGTACATGAAGCTGAGGCCCACCCTTGAGAAGTTCGGCTCTCTGTTCCACGTAGGCGACAGCGTGAAAGCCGCCGCCTTGAAACTCGCGTTCAACTCCCTGTTGATTTCCACAGTAGCCGCGTTGGGCGAGTCCCTCGCCCTCGCGGAGAAATACGGCATAAGGCCTGAGGTTTACAAGGCGCTCCTCTCCATGACGGTATTCAAAGACGTCGCCGGCCGCTACATAGACAGGATGTTAAGCGGCGCGCAACCCACCTTCACCGTCCGAAACGCCGCGAAGGACATGCGCTACGCGGCACAAGCCGCGGGAGAAGCCGGCGTTGGAAACGCGGCGATTAGCGGAGTAAAAACGCTGTATGAGCTCCTCACCGCCTTGGGCCACGGCGAGGAGGACTACGTAAAAGCCGGGTACATCCCCGGGAGGAGATGAGCTGGGACTACCTCGCGGTGCTCCTCATCTCCTTTATAATGCTGATGTTTTTCATGTACATGTTCTGGAGGGAGTCGGCCGTGAGAAGCCGTGAGAGACCGGCCGAAATGTACACTGTGGTCAAATGCGGAGACGGCGTTGAGAGGAAAAGGAAGTACCAGGAGGGCGACTACGTGGGCAAGCCCGTGGAGGACTGCGCAGGGGGCGTCGTCGTGGGAGTTTTTAAAGAGGTCGCTCAACAACAGCAGTGATGGAGGCGTTCAAGCGGGCTATTCCAATTGCGGAGGCGCTGAGGAGAGGCGAGGGCTACGCCACAGTAAGGGGGTGGGTCTACCGCAAGAGGTCGCTTAAGGAGAAGGTGTTCGTGGTGCTTAGGGACGCGACGGGCGTGATCCAGCTGGTCTTCCAGAGGGATAAGTTCAAAATCGCCGAGGACCTCAACATAGAGTCGGCGCTTGTGGCCACGGGGCGTCTAGTTAGAGAGCCCAGGGCGCCAGGCGGCGTGGAGCTCCACGTGGAGAAGGTGGAGTGGGCCTACGCTGGGGAGCCCTACCCCATAAACGAAGACGCGGCGGCGGCGGACAGCGAATATCTGCTAGACGTCAGACATCTATGGCTGAGGAGCAGGAAGATGCAGGCTGTGTTGAAGATAAGACACACGGTATTCGAGGCCATCCACCAGTACTTCAGGAGGAGCGGCTTCTACGAGGTTCAGACCCCCATGTTTATCACTGCGGCGGTGGAGGGAGGGGCCACCCTGTTTAAGGTGGACTACTTCGGCCAGCCCGTATATCTAACCCAGAGCTCCCAGTTCTACCTAGAGGCCCTCATCTACAGCCTAGAGAAGGTCTACGTAATAGCGCCGAGCTTCAGAGCTGAGCCCTCTAGGACAAGGAGGCACCTAACCGAGTTCTGGCACGCCGAGATGGAGATGGCGTGGGCCGGGATGGAGGACGCCGCCAAGGTGGGGGAGGAGGTGATATCCTACGTGGTGGAGAAGGTGCTCCAGGAGAGAGCCGAGGAGCTCAGCCTACTCGGTCGGAAGACCGAGCCCCTCGAGAGGGCGAAGCCCCCCTTCTACAGGGTGAGCTACGACGAGGCGGTGGAGATCCTGAGGAAGAAGGGGGTTTCGATAAGCTGGGGGGACGACATCGGCGCAGATGAGGAAAGAGCGCTCACCCTGGAGTTCGACAAGCCTCTGGTGCTCTACGGCTTCCCCGAGAAGCTGAAGGCCTTCTACCACAGAAACAACCCAGATAGGCCCGAGGTCACCCTGAGCTTCGACGTTTTGCTCCCCGAGGGCTACGGGGAGGTGATCGGAGGCGGCGAGAGGATCTACGACCCGGTCGAGTTGGTGGAGAAGATAAAAAGGTTCGGGCTAAACCCGGAGGACTACCAGTGGTACATCGACCTACGCCGCTACGGCTCGGTCCCGCACGCGGGCTTCGGCCTAGGCGTAGACAGATTAGTCATGTGGATAACGGGGGCGGACCACATAAGAGACGTCGTGCCGTTTCCACGTGACGTCAGGAGGACGAGGCCCTAAGGCCCTAATAACGGGCACCCCCGGCGTCGGGAAAACCACGCAGTGTAGGAAGCTGGCCGCTTGGCTCTCCACCGTCTGCGTATCGGTAGGCGAGCTGCTGGCGGGGACCCCATATGTGCGGTATATCCCCGAGCTGGACACACACGAGATCGTCGACGTTGAGGCCGCCACACGGCACGTCCATAAAGCCGCGGCTCCCGGCACCGTCGTAGATACCCACGTCGTCGACCTACCCCCAGACCCCGAGTTGGTAATTGTCCTAAGGAAGGCCCCCGACGTTTTATACAGAGAACTCTCAAGCCGCGGCTGGCCCCAGAGGAAGGTGATAGACAACGTGTGGGCCGAGATACTAGACGTAGTGTATACAGAGGCGAGGGGGAGGTGGGGGCGGGTCTACCAGATAGACGTCACGCGGAGGGACCCCCAGGACACCTTCGAGCTCATAAGGCGCTGCGTTTTGGGGGAATGCCCAAACGACGAGGTGGACTGGCTCACCTACTCAGAGGAAACCGGCTTCCTACAGTTCATCGAACGCGAAAGCGCGAAGTTCTACTCCCCGTCTGCCCCTACTCGCACATAGCTGACGCTGCAAACGGCAAGCCTCGCCCTTTAGGCCCGGGGAGGCGGCAATAGTTGATTAACCGCCGCCGGAGCCCCCCTCAAGCACCTCTTGAGACCCAGGCCGCGGAGGCCAGATCGTGGCTAACCGGACGGCCATGTAGGCAGACGGGAGAGAGTTTTACCGTCAGCCGACGCTCAGCGGCCCCCTACCTGGATAGCTGTAACAACAGTCCAGGGCAAGAGGCTTCATTCCCCATCGTTGGTCGGCGTGGCGCAGGCGGAGGGGCTTAAAGCGCGTATCTACAGAGGAAGGGGTATCTCGTAGGATGCCCCCGAGGAGGAGGGCCGTCCAGCCCCATGCCAGACGACCGCCACGCCCAAGGCGCCGGCGAAGGCGCAGGCGAGGAGGAGACCCCTAGGCGTGAATCGCCAAGAACTCAGCGGCCGCCTCCGGGCGCCTCAACGGGCGGGCCCCCGGGGCCGGGAGCCGCAGGGGGGCTACCGAACGTCTGTCTCGTTCTTCTTAACCGCCTTCTTCTCTATTAGGACGAGTAGCCTCCAGCCGTGTGCCGTGAGCTTCCTAAGCAGGCTCCCGAGCTTGTTCTTCTCGGAGATCAACACGGCGTAGTAGACGATCCCCCCATATGTGTAAAACCTAGCCACGAACCTCCTCCCGGCGGTATCTTCCAGAGCCACGTCAAGCGTGTACATGTCCTTCAGCTTAGGCATGATCTTCACCAGATCCTGTTGGATGGCCTCCAGCGTCTGGGCGTACCTAGCCGGCGCCCCCTCCGCCTCCCTCAGCCCGGCCAGCTTGAGGTCGAGAAAAACAACGCCGTAGTCCCTATCGACCTTTAGGAAGGCCACTGCCCTCATCGACCCAAGCTACGTTTGGGCTTATAAACATACCGTCCATCATTTCTTCACCGCCGCCAGGGCCTCCTCCAGTATGAGGGGGGTTGGGTCCTCCAGACGC
This genomic interval carries:
- a CDS encoding L-threonylcarbamoyladenylate synthase — encoded protein: MKILRTDPLRPDPQVVKTAAEVLRRGGIVAAPTETVYGLFADARSDAGCARVFKAKGRPPDNPLIVHVDSVEMATEVAEVPAELYEVLKRVWPGPLTLVLKSKGVVSRCVTAGLETVAVRAPAHPVPLAIIRELGAPIAGPSANKAGRPSPTAAEHVVEDLGGEVDVVVDGGPTFFGVESTIIDVTKRPPLLLRPGPFTVEELERFFGPIEVPPVARGLSEADVAVAPGMKYRHYAPDTPLVVVHFDLSAAAAALRSRGLRVAVLCAVGKCAEADAVLRLGDDIYEVAKNLYGALRELDRLSVDVGLVPAVEERGIGLAVMNRLRKAAGHREAFNLEDLLRYELG
- a CDS encoding NAD(P)-dependent oxidoreductase, which translates into the protein MDITVIGMGNMGRAFAKRAAAQGFNVYWWNRTREKVKDAPGKAIGKPSEARGLVAVFVSDDAALFDVLQNIGGDYIALCGTYSIDAVRRAVESMEKAFAMPVVGSPRNVEGGDAIYIVGAPDDLYMKLRPTLEKFGSLFHVGDSVKAAALKLAFNSLLISTVAALGESLALAEKYGIRPEVYKALLSMTVFKDVAGRYIDRMLSGAQPTFTVRNAAKDMRYAAQAAGEAGVGNAAISGVKTLYELLTALGHGEEDYVKAGYIPGRR
- the asnS gene encoding asparagine--tRNA ligase, whose amino-acid sequence is MEAFKRAIPIAEALRRGEGYATVRGWVYRKRSLKEKVFVVLRDATGVIQLVFQRDKFKIAEDLNIESALVATGRLVREPRAPGGVELHVEKVEWAYAGEPYPINEDAAAADSEYLLDVRHLWLRSRKMQAVLKIRHTVFEAIHQYFRRSGFYEVQTPMFITAAVEGGATLFKVDYFGQPVYLTQSSQFYLEALIYSLEKVYVIAPSFRAEPSRTRRHLTEFWHAEMEMAWAGMEDAAKVGEEVISYVVEKVLQERAEELSLLGRKTEPLERAKPPFYRVSYDEAVEILRKKGVSISWGDDIGADEERALTLEFDKPLVLYGFPEKLKAFYHRNNPDRPEVTLSFDVLLPEGYGEVIGGGERIYDPVELVEKIKRFGLNPEDYQWYIDLRRYGSVPHAGFGLGVDRLVMWITGADHIRDVVPFPRDVRRTRP
- a CDS encoding adenylate kinase family protein, whose protein sequence is MTSGGRGPKALITGTPGVGKTTQCRKLAAWLSTVCVSVGELLAGTPYVRYIPELDTHEIVDVEAATRHVHKAAAPGTVVDTHVVDLPPDPELVIVLRKAPDVLYRELSSRGWPQRKVIDNVWAEILDVVYTEARGRWGRVYQIDVTRRDPQDTFELIRRCVLGECPNDEVDWLTYSEETGFLQFIERESAKFYSPSAPTRT